The uncultured Desulfuromonas sp. genome has a segment encoding these proteins:
- a CDS encoding rhodanese-like domain-containing protein, translating to MMHLRKSMLLLLVLMALSAIMLSGCGESVTHKDTTTSSDSDSSSGDDSSSGDSDVTDTTPYPNADLLVTADALVTLLPGEATAAATTGTLIVIDTRSADAYAAGHIPGAIHMAHAELADDSLNLKSVAELEALLSGKGLVSDAKIILYDDTLTSWGSAGRVFWALEYLGCTDVHLLDGGWDKWSADGRTTELTENTLEEATFAASVNASVVTDKETIAARLGDSDFVLIDTRTDEEFIGWQLYGEARNGHITGAVHLPYEWSYDDDYTLVSYATMKDYFEKRGITSDKQVVAYCTAGIRSGFAYFLARLMGYENVANYDASIWDWAAADAASYPMDYLPNYADLVYPGWVKSVIDYHAGGSSSAAPANYSYDRDHKYLIFETQWGSFSDMENGWADASYLSGHIPGAIHSNSDVYENGYPRWFMLPDDELKEAVGSMGITEDTTVIVYSNSPIFAARLWWILLYAGVDDVRLLNGGYDAWTAAGYEGETTINEAVATTYSGSVLPEIVATTDYVAGVYDDENTVVADVRMYEEYTGEVSGYSYVVNKGRIPGAIYAFHADNPDREYLDDDGTFRSYSEVETMWNGLGIETATDTTFSKDVIFYCGSGYRSSISYLYTHLMGITNVRNYSDGWEGWSTDYVEDASYVAEDDVPGSTSGWQQNRSERPISFGVHPEWDFNDYPNVNHVVDARWVKEVLLENNNFDKPYVIAEVGWGPAGDAYNNGHVPGAIHVNTDEIEYDCFNARNDWPVDAGEPACWDRSTTEEEDAAKGLGPDDALPRNWWNIYPDQYLLPGIAYMGIDKDTTVVVYGDDQTAAARLVWTLLYAGVEDVRLMEGSYAAWETAGYEGSTEAGERTPVAEFDPDVPGRSVAINADYKSEIPYVRDVVNGVETDGVIVDIRTWDEYIGDSENGAPYSYIPTIGRIPGALWGKAGDGPWTMEAYVNSDNTLVAPSEIETYWTSQGITSDKALSYYCGTGWRSSLAWFYGYMMGYERNYNFDSGWFEWSMGEGSAYAGDEPVLNPIVTGAPE from the coding sequence ATGATGCATTTACGCAAATCAATGCTGTTGTTGCTGGTGTTGATGGCGCTGTCCGCCATTATGCTCAGTGGCTGCGGTGAATCCGTGACCCATAAAGACACCACTACGTCATCCGACAGCGATAGCTCGTCCGGAGATGACAGTAGCTCGGGCGACAGTGATGTCACCGACACCACTCCGTATCCCAATGCCGATCTGCTGGTGACGGCCGATGCTCTGGTAACCCTGCTGCCGGGCGAAGCGACGGCGGCAGCCACCACCGGTACACTGATCGTCATCGATACCCGTTCCGCCGATGCCTATGCTGCCGGTCATATCCCCGGCGCCATTCACATGGCCCATGCCGAACTGGCGGATGATAGCCTCAACCTTAAAAGCGTTGCCGAGCTGGAAGCGCTTTTGTCCGGCAAAGGGCTTGTCTCTGACGCCAAAATCATTCTTTATGACGACACCCTTACCTCGTGGGGCTCTGCCGGGCGCGTGTTTTGGGCGCTGGAATACCTGGGCTGCACGGATGTCCATCTTCTCGACGGCGGCTGGGATAAATGGAGTGCCGACGGTCGCACCACCGAGCTGACTGAAAATACCCTCGAAGAGGCCACCTTCGCCGCTTCGGTCAATGCCTCGGTTGTCACCGATAAGGAAACCATTGCCGCACGCCTGGGCGACAGTGATTTTGTTCTCATCGACACCCGCACCGACGAAGAATTTATCGGCTGGCAGCTCTACGGTGAGGCACGTAACGGCCACATTACCGGCGCGGTGCATCTGCCTTATGAATGGTCTTACGACGACGATTACACCCTGGTGTCCTACGCCACCATGAAGGACTATTTTGAAAAGCGCGGCATCACCTCCGACAAGCAGGTGGTGGCCTACTGTACCGCCGGGATTCGCAGTGGCTTTGCCTACTTTCTGGCGCGGTTGATGGGCTATGAAAATGTCGCCAACTACGATGCTTCCATCTGGGATTGGGCGGCTGCCGATGCCGCGAGCTACCCGATGGACTATCTGCCCAACTACGCCGATCTGGTCTATCCCGGCTGGGTAAAAAGCGTCATCGATTATCATGCCGGAGGCAGCAGCAGTGCGGCTCCGGCCAACTACAGCTATGATCGCGACCATAAGTACCTGATTTTCGAAACCCAGTGGGGCAGCTTTTCCGACATGGAAAACGGCTGGGCCGATGCCTCCTATCTCAGTGGCCATATCCCCGGCGCGATTCACTCCAACTCCGATGTCTACGAAAACGGCTATCCGCGTTGGTTCATGCTGCCTGACGACGAACTCAAAGAGGCTGTCGGCAGCATGGGCATCACCGAAGACACCACGGTCATCGTTTACAGCAACAGCCCGATCTTTGCCGCCCGCCTGTGGTGGATTCTGCTCTACGCCGGGGTCGATGATGTCCGCCTGCTTAACGGCGGCTATGACGCCTGGACCGCTGCCGGATATGAAGGTGAAACCACCATCAATGAAGCAGTTGCCACCACTTACAGCGGCAGTGTGTTGCCGGAGATTGTTGCCACTACGGATTATGTCGCCGGAGTCTATGACGATGAAAACACGGTGGTTGCCGATGTGCGTATGTACGAGGAATATACCGGTGAGGTCAGTGGGTACAGTTACGTCGTCAACAAAGGGCGTATTCCCGGGGCCATCTATGCCTTTCATGCCGACAACCCGGATCGTGAATACCTTGATGATGACGGCACCTTCCGCAGCTATAGCGAAGTGGAAACCATGTGGAACGGTCTCGGCATTGAAACAGCCACCGACACCACCTTCAGCAAAGATGTCATCTTTTACTGCGGCAGCGGCTACCGTTCCAGCATCAGCTACCTCTATACCCATCTGATGGGCATCACCAACGTGCGCAACTACTCCGACGGATGGGAAGGCTGGAGTACCGATTATGTGGAAGACGCCTCCTATGTGGCCGAAGATGATGTGCCCGGCAGCACCAGCGGCTGGCAGCAGAATCGCTCCGAGCGGCCAATCTCCTTTGGCGTGCATCCGGAATGGGATTTTAACGATTATCCCAATGTCAACCACGTGGTTGATGCACGCTGGGTCAAAGAGGTGTTGCTGGAAAACAACAACTTCGACAAACCCTATGTGATTGCTGAAGTGGGCTGGGGGCCGGCCGGAGATGCGTACAATAACGGCCATGTGCCCGGAGCCATCCACGTCAATACCGACGAGATTGAGTATGACTGCTTCAATGCCCGTAATGACTGGCCAGTCGATGCCGGTGAGCCCGCCTGTTGGGATCGCAGCACCACCGAAGAGGAAGACGCCGCCAAAGGGCTCGGCCCGGATGATGCGCTGCCGCGCAACTGGTGGAATATCTACCCCGACCAATATCTGCTGCCCGGCATTGCCTACATGGGTATCGACAAAGACACCACCGTGGTGGTTTACGGTGATGATCAGACCGCTGCCGCGCGTCTGGTGTGGACTCTGCTCTATGCCGGGGTGGAAGATGTGCGCCTCATGGAAGGGAGCTATGCCGCCTGGGAAACTGCCGGTTACGAAGGGTCCACCGAAGCCGGTGAGCGCACGCCGGTTGCCGAGTTTGACCCCGATGTGCCGGGGCGCAGCGTGGCCATCAATGCCGATTACAAGTCGGAGATTCCCTATGTGCGTGACGTCGTCAATGGCGTTGAAACCGATGGCGTCATCGTCGATATCCGCACCTGGGATGAATATATCGGTGACAGTGAAAATGGCGCGCCGTACAGCTACATCCCGACCATCGGCCGCATTCCCGGCGCGCTGTGGGGTAAAGCCGGTGACGGTCCGTGGACCATGGAAGCCTATGTCAACAGCGACAACACCCTGGTGGCTCCTTCTGAAATTGAAACTTATTGGACCTCCCAGGGCATCACTTCCGACAAGGCTCTTAGCTACTACTGCGGTACCGGCTGGCGTTCCAGTCTGGCCTGGTTCTACGGCTATATGATGGGCTACGAGCGCAACTACAACTTCGACAGTGGGTGGTTCGAATGGAGTATGGGCGAAGGTTCCGCCTATGCCGGTGACGAACCGGTGCTCAACCCCATTGTGACGGGGGCGCCGGAATAA
- a CDS encoding outer membrane protein transport protein — protein MKRIFAKLCLLCAALCLPPAAFATNGDNLIGVGPVSRAMGGVGIAAPQDAISATFSNPAAMNFGPYCPASQFDFAATLFSPSVDAKVTLGNTAPLSADSDKKIYLVPAFGISTPVNDRMRVGLSAYGVTGLGVDYRDTAVAGTGAVDSTQLMILKFAPTFAYQINDRLSVGAAVHVVNSSLDLDHGTSSDYGFGGQVGAIYRLSKTLSLGATYQSALNADHQNVFDLDGNGSKDDFAFEAPQNIGVGLAWRFAPTVLAEVNAKWLNWSDAKGYEDLDWEDQYVIALGVQYQALSWLTLRLGYNYGENPINEHNHFDGSSTVAIQGKAVNRYGYESLRVIGFPAIVEHHLTLGLGFTIAENLSLNIGYLHAFETTLKSRGTLPDGTTPVELESNLSEDAVDVSLAWRF, from the coding sequence ATGAAAAGGATTTTTGCCAAGCTCTGTCTTCTGTGCGCCGCGCTTTGTCTGCCACCAGCCGCTTTCGCCACCAACGGAGACAACCTGATCGGCGTGGGACCGGTGTCCCGCGCCATGGGCGGGGTCGGCATTGCCGCGCCCCAGGACGCCATCAGTGCCACGTTCAGCAACCCGGCGGCGATGAATTTCGGGCCGTATTGTCCGGCATCGCAGTTTGATTTTGCCGCCACCCTGTTTTCCCCCTCGGTGGATGCCAAAGTGACTCTGGGCAACACCGCTCCGCTCAGCGCGGATTCGGATAAAAAAATCTACCTGGTGCCCGCTTTCGGCATTTCCACGCCGGTCAATGACCGGATGCGGGTGGGGCTGTCGGCCTACGGCGTCACCGGCCTGGGCGTCGATTACCGGGACACCGCCGTGGCCGGAACCGGGGCGGTGGATTCCACCCAGTTGATGATTCTCAAATTCGCCCCGACCTTTGCCTATCAGATCAATGACCGGCTGTCCGTCGGCGCAGCCGTGCACGTGGTCAATTCCTCGCTGGATCTGGATCACGGCACGTCGTCCGACTACGGTTTCGGCGGCCAGGTCGGCGCTATCTATCGCCTGAGCAAGACCCTGTCTCTAGGCGCCACCTACCAGAGCGCGCTCAACGCCGACCATCAGAATGTGTTTGATCTCGACGGCAACGGCTCCAAGGATGATTTTGCCTTTGAAGCGCCGCAAAACATCGGTGTCGGCCTGGCCTGGCGCTTCGCGCCGACTGTGTTGGCCGAAGTCAACGCCAAGTGGCTGAATTGGTCCGACGCCAAGGGCTATGAAGATCTCGACTGGGAGGATCAGTATGTCATCGCCCTCGGAGTGCAGTATCAGGCTCTGTCCTGGCTGACCTTGCGTCTGGGCTACAATTATGGTGAAAACCCGATCAACGAACACAACCATTTCGACGGCAGTTCCACGGTGGCCATTCAGGGCAAGGCGGTGAATCGTTATGGCTACGAAAGCCTGCGCGTGATCGGCTTTCCGGCCATTGTCGAGCATCATCTGACGCTTGGTCTCGGTTTCACCATTGCCGAAAATCTCAGCCTGAACATCGGCTATCTGCACGCTTTTGAAACCACACTTAAATCGCGTGGCACGCTTCCCGATGGGACCACACCGGTCGAACTGGAGTCGAATCTCAGTGAAGATGCCGTGGATGTGTCACTGGCGTGGCGGTTTTAA